GAGAAATCTCAATGGTAACGGAGAATTTGCTGGGGCCTGTTTCTCTCCTGATGGTTCGACGTTCTTCGTCAATATGCAAGTCGATGGATGGACTCTAGCTATAAATGGTCCTTGGTAGGAAGGTAGTTACTCCTAGCAGTGTTACTCCGAGTGATGTTGCTGCCATAAGAGATGCTAAGAGGCCCGCTCATCCTTCACAGAATTCGCGGGCCTCTTTTACCTTCGGCGATACCGATCAGCTTACTTCCCTAGGACAAGCTTTGAACGACCGCTCTCGTCTCCGCATCATCTAAAACGGGGGTAACTTCGATATCACAGACGTGATTCCAGTTCAAAAGGAAGGCAGTCACCGTATCCATGGAGTCGGCTTCTACAATCGCTACTCCTGTCCCAGACACTGGTTCGTGCCACCTACCAATTTGTGTCATAGACGGACC
This genomic window from Dehalococcoidia bacterium contains:
- a CDS encoding DUF3303 domain-containing protein, with translation MKFMINWTVHEDKRHEVLQTFGSMTPEDDAAQRGPSMTQIGRWHEPVSGTGVAIVEADSMDTVTAFLLNWNHVCDIEVTPVLDDAETRAVVQSLS